In Amycolatopsis coloradensis, one genomic interval encodes:
- a CDS encoding RRQRL motif-containing zinc-binding protein translates to MSAARIIVQIPYGDRLLVAEARGIREGLPYFGWDEAPVGLYTTTQLREAGWSVAGLDPVALLVFRHRKPYARESVAELFALADAALRPEPSEAQRVSRLRNLQYAMRARRTCVDCAAEKDYCVPTSTRQCWSCLEIEMANDVEEAA, encoded by the coding sequence GTGAGCGCCGCGCGGATCATCGTGCAGATCCCTTACGGGGACAGGCTTTTGGTCGCGGAAGCCCGCGGCATCCGGGAGGGCCTGCCCTACTTCGGGTGGGACGAGGCCCCGGTCGGGCTCTACACCACCACGCAGCTGCGCGAGGCCGGTTGGTCGGTGGCCGGGCTGGACCCGGTGGCGCTGCTGGTGTTCCGGCACCGCAAGCCCTACGCCCGGGAGTCCGTGGCGGAGCTGTTCGCTCTGGCGGACGCCGCCCTGCGTCCGGAGCCGTCGGAGGCTCAGCGGGTCTCGCGGCTGCGCAACCTGCAGTACGCGATGCGTGCCCGTCGCACCTGCGTGGACTGCGCCGCAGAGAAGGACTACTGCGTGCCGACCAGTACCCGGCAGTGCTGGTCCTGCCTGGAGATCGAGATGGCCAACGACGTGGAAGAGGCGGCGTGA